One Rhizobium sp. NRK18 genomic window carries:
- the cysD gene encoding sulfate adenylyltransferase subunit CysD — protein MHISEFDAHIQDPPTKAPLDPHLKALENEAIHIFREVAAEFENPVMLYSIGKDSSVLLHLARKAFYPGRVPFPLLHIDTGWKFPEMISFRDEMARRFDLDMVVYTNPRGASEGIGPFTHGSSYHTDVMKTEALRQALDAGKYDAAFGGARRDEEASRAKERIYSFRTPDHKWDPRNQRPELWNVYNGMIRRGESVRAFPLSNWTEVDIWRYIQAEAIPLPPLYYAKKRKYVERDGMLMWAEDPRFEALPGEQIQEGMLRFRTLGCWPLTGGIRSNATTLDEVIAELEIATVSERQGRAIDRDQAGSMEKKKREGYF, from the coding sequence ATGCACATTTCAGAGTTCGATGCCCATATCCAGGATCCGCCGACCAAGGCGCCGCTCGATCCGCACCTGAAGGCGCTGGAAAACGAGGCGATCCATATCTTCCGCGAGGTTGCCGCCGAGTTCGAGAACCCGGTCATGCTCTACTCGATCGGCAAGGATTCCTCCGTGCTCCTGCATCTGGCGCGCAAGGCGTTCTATCCGGGCCGCGTTCCGTTCCCGCTCCTGCACATCGATACCGGCTGGAAGTTCCCGGAGATGATTTCGTTCCGTGACGAAATGGCCCGCCGGTTCGACCTCGACATGGTGGTCTACACCAATCCGCGCGGCGCGAGCGAAGGCATCGGCCCCTTCACCCACGGCTCGTCCTACCACACCGACGTGATGAAGACGGAAGCGCTGCGCCAGGCGCTCGACGCCGGCAAGTACGACGCCGCCTTTGGTGGCGCGCGCCGCGACGAGGAGGCAAGCCGCGCCAAGGAGCGCATCTACTCCTTCCGCACGCCCGACCACAAATGGGATCCGCGCAACCAGCGTCCGGAGCTCTGGAACGTCTATAACGGCATGATCCGCCGCGGCGAAAGCGTGCGCGCCTTCCCGCTGTCCAACTGGACCGAAGTCGATATCTGGCGCTACATCCAGGCCGAAGCCATTCCGCTGCCGCCGCTCTACTACGCCAAGAAGCGAAAATACGTGGAGCGCGACGGCATGCTGATGTGGGCGGAAGACCCGCGCTTCGAGGCGCTGCCGGGCGAGCAGATCCAGGAAGGCATGCTGCGCTTCCGCACGCTCGGCTGCTGGCCGCTGACCGGCGGCATCCGCTCCAATGCCACGACACTCGACGAGGTGATCGCCGAACTGGAGATCGCCACCGTCTCCGAACGCCAGGGCCGAGCGATCGACAGGGACCAGGCCGGTTCGATGGAAAAGAAGAAACGCGAAGGATATTTCTGA
- a CDS encoding chloride channel protein, translated as MPNYRKAKLLRRSRVFWGSARIWKPRAVFWIGALAIGVVSVLFAKAADMAQHYFQLLTVGGPAWHAYLPLIITPAGFIFCAYMAIVYFPNSQGSGIPQAIAARHLRSHEARERLLSMKVGVGKVALTIVGLFCGASIGREGPTVQVGAAIMQYAARIGGMAQARGLILSGSAAGIAAAFNTPLAGIVFAIEEMSRSFESRANGAVLTAVILSGLAALGLVGHYTYFGTMNEVSVGMVEWALVFICGIGGGILGAAFSGGALYLTIRIKRWSLAAPLKRALLLAGLCGLGVAVIGVAFGGTTFGTGYDVARGALEGQAADPFFFVGKLVAGFLSMISGIPGGIFAPSLAVGAGFGSTVGMVLGTNIGLAALLGMAGYFAGVVQAPMTAFVIILEMTGNHESVIAIMATAMLGYITSRLLSPEPLYHGLSRAFIADSIRHTRASQRAEQDPAEAAEAAPAK; from the coding sequence ATGCCAAACTACCGGAAAGCGAAACTCCTCAGACGGTCACGCGTTTTCTGGGGGTCCGCCCGGATTTGGAAACCGCGCGCGGTGTTCTGGATCGGCGCGCTGGCGATCGGCGTGGTCTCCGTCCTGTTTGCCAAGGCGGCCGACATGGCGCAGCATTACTTCCAGTTGCTCACCGTCGGCGGTCCGGCATGGCATGCCTATCTGCCGCTGATCATCACGCCGGCCGGTTTCATCTTCTGTGCCTACATGGCGATCGTCTATTTTCCGAATTCGCAAGGCTCCGGCATTCCGCAGGCGATCGCCGCGCGGCACCTGCGCTCGCACGAAGCCCGCGAGCGGCTTCTGTCGATGAAGGTCGGCGTCGGCAAGGTGGCGCTCACCATCGTCGGCCTGTTCTGCGGCGCCTCGATCGGCCGTGAAGGCCCGACCGTTCAGGTCGGCGCGGCAATCATGCAGTATGCCGCCAGGATCGGCGGCATGGCGCAGGCGCGCGGCCTCATTCTTTCGGGCTCTGCCGCCGGCATCGCCGCCGCCTTCAACACGCCGCTCGCCGGCATCGTCTTCGCCATCGAGGAGATGAGCCGCAGCTTCGAATCGCGCGCCAACGGCGCGGTGCTCACCGCCGTCATCCTCTCCGGTCTGGCGGCCCTCGGCCTTGTCGGCCACTACACCTATTTCGGCACCATGAACGAGGTATCCGTCGGCATGGTCGAATGGGCGCTCGTCTTCATCTGCGGCATCGGCGGCGGCATCCTTGGCGCAGCCTTCTCCGGCGGCGCGCTCTATCTGACGATCCGCATCAAGCGCTGGTCGCTCGCAGCGCCCTTGAAGCGCGCGCTTCTGCTTGCAGGCCTCTGCGGCCTCGGCGTTGCCGTCATCGGCGTCGCTTTCGGCGGCACCACCTTCGGCACAGGATATGACGTGGCACGCGGCGCGCTGGAAGGCCAGGCGGCCGATCCGTTCTTCTTCGTCGGCAAGCTGGTCGCCGGCTTCCTGTCGATGATTTCCGGCATTCCTGGCGGCATCTTCGCGCCGTCGCTCGCCGTCGGCGCCGGCTTCGGCTCGACGGTCGGCATGGTGCTCGGCACCAATATCGGCCTTGCCGCCCTGCTCGGCATGGCCGGCTATTTCGCCGGTGTCGTGCAGGCGCCGATGACCGCCTTCGTCATCATCCTGGAAATGACCGGCAACCATGAAAGCGTGATCGCCATCATGGCAACGGCCATGCTCGGCTACATCACCTCGCGCCTCTTGTCGCCCGAGCCGCTCTATCACGGCCTGTCGCGCGCCTTCATCGCCGACAGCATCCGTCACACGCGCGCCAGCCAGCGCGCCGAGCAGGATCCCGCCGAGGCGGCCGAAGCGGCCCCGGCGAAGTAA
- a CDS encoding PilZ domain-containing protein translates to MDSANTEDRRSEHRMRSLKAGRIVFNHEYSTINCTVRNMSAKGAKLLVENAMQLPETFELVFSDDTRHSCEIKWRKLKEVGVSFNS, encoded by the coding sequence ATGGATAGCGCAAACACGGAAGACAGACGCAGCGAACACCGCATGCGCTCGCTGAAGGCGGGCCGCATCGTCTTCAATCACGAGTATAGCACGATCAATTGCACGGTGCGCAACATGTCGGCGAAGGGCGCCAAGTTGCTCGTCGAAAATGCCATGCAGCTTCCCGAAACCTTCGAACTCGTCTTTTCGGACGACACACGCCACTCTTGCGAGATCAAGTGGCGCAAGCTGAAGGAAGTCGGCGTCTCCTTCAATTCCTGA
- a CDS encoding NAD(P)/FAD-dependent oxidoreductase, with amino-acid sequence MAGRLVIVGAGQAGFALAAKLRALKDERPITILGSETSLPYQRPPLSKKYLLGEMTFDRLLFRPESWFADNNVEIRLSAWVEEIDRTAKTVRLQDGERVEYETLALATGATPRRLPEAIGGELAGVFTVRDKDDCDRLAEAMTPGRRLLVIGGGYIGLEAAAVARKLGLEVTVIEMADRILKRVAAKETADIMRAVHESHGVTIREETGLHRLIGEGGRVTAAELSDGSNLPVDLVVVGIGVTPNDRAAAEAGLAVANGIVVDAFCRTSDPSIFAMGDCAVFPWQGEEIRLESVQNAVDQAEAAAAVMAGGETAYDPKPWFWSDQYDVKLQIAGFNRGYDETLLRPGQREGASSVWYFREGRLIAVDAINDAKAYVTGKKMLESGINPDKAALADPASDLKTLLG; translated from the coding sequence ATGGCTGGCAGGCTGGTGATCGTCGGAGCAGGGCAGGCGGGCTTCGCGCTGGCGGCCAAATTGAGGGCATTGAAGGACGAGCGTCCGATCACGATCCTCGGCTCCGAGACGAGCCTTCCCTATCAGCGCCCGCCGCTCTCCAAGAAATATCTGCTCGGCGAGATGACCTTCGACCGGCTCTTGTTTAGGCCGGAAAGCTGGTTTGCCGACAACAACGTCGAAATCCGGCTCTCCGCCTGGGTCGAGGAAATCGACCGGACGGCGAAGACCGTCCGTCTTCAGGATGGCGAGCGGGTCGAATACGAGACGCTGGCGCTTGCCACAGGCGCGACCCCGCGCCGGCTGCCGGAGGCCATCGGCGGCGAACTTGCCGGCGTTTTCACCGTGCGCGACAAGGACGATTGCGACCGGCTTGCCGAAGCGATGACGCCGGGCCGCCGGCTGCTCGTCATCGGCGGTGGCTATATCGGCCTGGAAGCGGCAGCCGTTGCCCGCAAGCTCGGCCTCGAGGTCACCGTCATCGAGATGGCCGACCGCATCCTGAAGCGCGTCGCGGCGAAGGAAACCGCCGACATCATGCGCGCCGTTCATGAAAGCCACGGCGTCACCATCCGCGAGGAAACCGGCCTGCACCGCCTGATTGGCGAGGGCGGCCGGGTGACCGCAGCCGAACTGTCGGACGGCTCCAACCTTCCGGTCGATCTCGTCGTCGTCGGCATCGGCGTCACGCCGAACGATCGTGCCGCCGCCGAGGCCGGCCTCGCGGTTGCCAACGGCATCGTCGTGGATGCTTTCTGCAGGACCTCCGATCCGTCCATCTTCGCCATGGGCGACTGTGCGGTCTTCCCCTGGCAGGGCGAGGAAATCCGGCTCGAAAGCGTCCAGAACGCGGTCGACCAGGCCGAGGCGGCCGCCGCCGTCATGGCCGGCGGCGAGACGGCATATGATCCCAAACCATGGTTCTGGTCGGACCAGTACGACGTCAAGCTGCAGATCGCCGGCTTCAACAGGGGCTATGACGAAACGCTGCTTCGCCCCGGCCAGCGGGAAGGGGCTTCTTCGGTCTGGTATTTCCGCGAAGGACGACTGATCGCCGTCGACGCGATCAACGACGCCAAGGCCTATGTCACCGGCAAGAAGATGCTGGAAAGCGGCATCAACCCCGACAAGGCCGCCCTTGCCGATCCGGCTTCGGACCTGAAGACTTTGCTTGGCTAG
- the cysN gene encoding sulfate adenylyltransferase subunit CysN, translated as MTAIAAAAVSAIPETAPEKATRDSRPLRLITCGSVDDGKSTLIGRLLWDTKAVKEDQAATLERDSKGKQNDLGLPDFALLLDGLQAEREQGITIDVAYRYFSTDKRSFIVADTPGHEQYTRNMATGASTADLAVLLVDARTGILEQTRRHATIATLMGIRQFVLAVNKIDLTGYDKAGFERIAHEFRELALSLGVKQVTAIPMSALKGENVVYDGKAAMPWYDGPTLAETLELATVRSAQTVGFRLPVQRVSRPGESFRGYQGTVAGGAVKPGDSVAILPSGMIANVKQIVTFDLVRNAAVAGDAITLVLDRQVDVARGDMIVSLDSQPQTGLAFDAQIVALQPDGIQPGKRYWLKSGSRRQRVQVQPVSRLDLKSGKWEQTEDAFAMNAIGKVHLSFDEAAIFDPYEQNRFTGAFILIDPDTNNTVAGGMITAKRSDLSGINAADARVLVSLPTDLADQLMATEIFANRRDEAEIRRVSAGKAAEVFDKLD; from the coding sequence ATGACCGCCATTGCAGCAGCAGCCGTTTCCGCCATCCCGGAAACCGCACCGGAAAAAGCCACCCGCGATTCGCGCCCGCTCCGCCTGATCACCTGCGGTTCGGTCGATGACGGAAAGTCGACGCTGATCGGCCGTCTTCTCTGGGACACCAAGGCGGTCAAGGAAGACCAGGCCGCCACCCTCGAACGCGATTCGAAGGGCAAGCAGAACGATCTCGGCCTGCCCGATTTCGCCCTGCTTCTCGACGGCCTGCAGGCGGAACGCGAACAGGGTATCACGATCGACGTCGCCTATCGCTATTTCTCGACCGACAAGCGCTCCTTCATCGTAGCCGACACGCCCGGCCATGAGCAGTATACCCGCAACATGGCGACCGGCGCCTCGACGGCCGATCTCGCCGTGCTGCTGGTCGATGCCCGCACCGGCATTCTGGAACAGACTCGCCGGCATGCGACCATCGCGACGCTGATGGGCATCCGCCAGTTCGTGCTCGCCGTCAACAAGATCGACCTGACCGGCTACGACAAGGCGGGCTTCGAGCGCATCGCCCACGAGTTCCGCGAGCTGGCGCTGTCGCTCGGCGTCAAGCAGGTGACCGCCATTCCGATGTCGGCGCTGAAGGGCGAGAACGTCGTCTATGACGGCAAGGCCGCGATGCCGTGGTATGACGGCCCGACGCTGGCCGAGACGCTGGAGCTTGCAACCGTTCGCTCCGCCCAGACGGTCGGCTTCCGCCTGCCGGTTCAGCGCGTGTCGCGTCCCGGAGAAAGCTTCCGCGGCTACCAGGGCACGGTTGCCGGTGGCGCGGTGAAGCCGGGCGACAGCGTCGCCATCCTGCCGTCGGGCATGATCGCCAACGTCAAGCAGATCGTCACCTTCGACCTCGTGCGCAATGCCGCCGTCGCCGGCGATGCGATCACGCTCGTCCTCGACCGGCAGGTCGACGTGGCGCGCGGCGACATGATCGTCTCGCTCGACAGCCAGCCGCAGACGGGTCTCGCCTTCGACGCGCAGATCGTCGCGCTGCAGCCGGACGGCATTCAGCCGGGCAAGCGCTACTGGCTGAAGTCGGGCTCGCGCCGCCAGCGCGTGCAGGTGCAGCCGGTCAGCCGGCTGGACCTGAAGAGCGGCAAGTGGGAGCAGACCGAAGACGCCTTCGCCATGAACGCCATCGGCAAGGTGCATCTCTCCTTCGACGAGGCGGCGATCTTCGATCCCTACGAGCAGAACCGGTTCACCGGCGCCTTCATCCTGATCGACCCGGACACCAACAACACGGTGGCCGGCGGCATGATCACCGCCAAGCGTTCCGATCTCTCCGGCATCAATGCCGCCGATGCCCGCGTGCTCGTGTCGCTGCCGACCGATCTCGCCGACCAACTGATGGCGACGGAGATCTTCGCGAACCGCCGCGACGAGGCCGAAATCCGCCGCGTCAGCGCCGGCAAGGCAGCCGAAGTGTTCGACAAGCTCGACTGA
- a CDS encoding sulfate ABC transporter substrate-binding protein — MSRRKLKYGVFTLAMYLAAGTIIPAIAGQEILNVSYDPTREFYKDYNVAFETYWKGKTGEDVTIDQSHGGSGKQARSVIDGLDADVVTLALEADIDAIAARTGKIPENWRTLLPDDSAPYTSTIVFLVRKGNPKGIHDWADLIKDGVQVVTPNPKTSGGARWNFLAAWAWAEKQYSGDDAKVGDYITKLFQHVPVLDTGARGATQTFAERGIGDVLISWENEAFLALDELGPDEFEIVAPSVSIKAEPSVALVKGNADAKGTTAVAEAYLEYLYSPEGQSLAASHYYRPSNPSGVDPKLLARFPKLDLVTIADFGGWKIAQPKFFGDGGVFDSLYKPGN; from the coding sequence ATGTCACGCAGAAAGCTGAAATACGGTGTCTTCACCCTGGCGATGTATCTGGCCGCCGGCACCATCATCCCAGCCATCGCCGGCCAGGAAATCCTCAACGTCTCCTATGATCCGACCCGCGAGTTCTACAAGGACTACAACGTCGCCTTCGAGACCTACTGGAAGGGCAAGACCGGCGAGGACGTCACCATCGATCAGTCGCATGGCGGTTCCGGCAAGCAGGCGCGCTCGGTCATCGACGGCCTCGACGCCGATGTCGTGACGCTGGCGCTGGAGGCCGACATCGACGCCATCGCCGCCAGGACCGGAAAGATCCCCGAAAATTGGCGAACCCTGCTGCCGGACGACAGCGCTCCCTACACCTCGACGATCGTGTTCCTGGTCCGCAAGGGCAATCCGAAGGGCATTCACGACTGGGCCGATCTCATCAAGGACGGCGTTCAGGTGGTCACACCCAATCCCAAGACGTCGGGCGGCGCCCGCTGGAACTTCCTGGCCGCCTGGGCCTGGGCCGAGAAGCAGTATAGCGGTGACGACGCCAAGGTTGGCGACTACATCACGAAGCTCTTCCAGCATGTGCCGGTGCTCGATACCGGCGCCCGCGGCGCCACCCAGACCTTCGCGGAGCGGGGAATCGGCGACGTGCTGATCTCCTGGGAGAACGAGGCCTTCCTGGCGCTCGACGAGCTCGGGCCGGATGAATTCGAGATCGTCGCACCTTCCGTCTCAATCAAGGCGGAACCGTCGGTGGCGCTGGTAAAGGGCAATGCCGATGCCAAGGGCACCACAGCGGTCGCCGAGGCCTATCTCGAATATCTCTACTCGCCGGAAGGCCAGTCGCTGGCGGCAAGTCATTATTACCGGCCGTCCAATCCGTCCGGTGTCGATCCGAAGCTGCTCGCCCGCTTCCCCAAGCTCGACCTGGTGACGATCGCCGATTTCGGCGGCTGGAAGATCGCGCAGCCGAAATTCTTCGGTGACGGCGGCGTCTTCGACAGCCTCTACAAGCCGGGGAACTGA
- the cysT gene encoding sulfate ABC transporter permease subunit CysT has protein sequence MAAALSLKGWQWRKPSVIPGFGPALGLSLAMLALVVLIPLSALVLRAGSIGPAGILALAAEPRIAAALKISFLSALIAAAVNAVFGTLTAWALTRYRFPGRRLVDAIVDLPFALPTAVAGIALTAIYAPKGLVGQGFAAFGIKIAYAPPGIVVALIAVGFPFVVRTVQPLIEEISRETEEVSATLGATRLQTLVNVVFPHLLPAILTGFALALARGIGEYGSVIFIAGNIPYVSEIAPLLIVIRLEEFNYPAATAIATIMLVISFLMLFLINLIQSWSQKRGGAHA, from the coding sequence ATGGCTGCCGCTCTTTCCTTGAAAGGCTGGCAGTGGCGAAAGCCGAGCGTCATTCCGGGTTTCGGACCGGCGCTCGGCCTCTCGCTCGCCATGCTCGCTCTCGTGGTGCTCATCCCGCTCTCGGCCCTGGTGCTGAGAGCCGGATCGATCGGCCCGGCCGGGATCCTTGCCCTGGCCGCCGAGCCGCGCATCGCCGCTGCATTGAAGATCAGCTTCCTGTCCGCGCTCATCGCCGCGGCGGTCAATGCTGTCTTCGGCACGCTGACCGCCTGGGCGCTGACGCGTTACCGCTTTCCCGGACGCCGTCTCGTCGACGCGATCGTCGATCTTCCCTTCGCCCTTCCGACGGCGGTGGCCGGCATCGCGCTGACCGCCATCTACGCGCCGAAGGGGCTCGTCGGCCAGGGTTTTGCCGCGTTCGGCATCAAGATCGCCTATGCGCCCCCCGGCATCGTCGTCGCCCTGATCGCCGTCGGCTTTCCCTTCGTGGTCCGCACCGTGCAGCCCTTGATCGAGGAGATCAGCCGCGAGACCGAGGAAGTCTCCGCCACACTCGGCGCGACGCGGCTTCAGACACTGGTGAACGTGGTATTTCCCCACCTTCTGCCAGCGATCCTGACCGGCTTCGCACTGGCGCTTGCCCGCGGCATCGGCGAATACGGGTCGGTCATCTTCATCGCCGGAAACATTCCCTACGTCTCCGAGATCGCGCCGCTGCTGATCGTCATCCGTCTGGAGGAGTTCAACTATCCGGCCGCAACCGCGATCGCGACGATCATGCTGGTTATCTCCTTCCTCATGCTCTTCCTCATCAATCTCATCCAGAGCTGGAGTCAGAAGCGGGGAGGCGCTCATGCTTGA
- a CDS encoding sulfate/molybdate ABC transporter ATP-binding protein gives MDIRIDKIRKEFGDFPALHDVSLNIRSGELVALLGPSGSGKTTLLRLVAGLEQPTQGRILFGGEDASWKSVQERQTGFVFQHYALFRHMTVFDNIAFGLDVRKRPDRPPKAEIRRRVLELLDMVQLAGLEGRYPAQLSGGQRQRVALARAMAIEPKVLLLDEPFGALDAKVRKDLRKWLREFHDRTGHTTLFVTHDQEEALELADRVVVMSNGRIEQVGSADDIYDQPESAFVFSFVGDSANLPVLVDGSEVLFNMGPSGVHADRRHAGSTRIYFRPADVELVEEGPSLRGRVVSVRRLAGTRIAEIDTGIGEEGFIEIDVPLNLAVEPGGEIAFRPTRWELF, from the coding sequence ATGGATATCCGCATTGACAAGATCCGCAAGGAATTCGGGGATTTTCCGGCACTGCACGACGTGTCGCTGAACATCCGTTCCGGCGAACTGGTGGCGCTGCTTGGGCCGTCCGGCTCCGGCAAGACGACATTGCTCCGGCTCGTCGCCGGCCTCGAACAGCCGACCCAGGGGCGCATCCTGTTCGGCGGCGAAGACGCCTCCTGGAAAAGCGTTCAGGAGCGTCAGACCGGTTTCGTCTTCCAGCACTACGCACTGTTCCGCCACATGACGGTGTTCGACAACATCGCCTTCGGCCTTGATGTGCGCAAGCGACCGGATCGCCCGCCGAAGGCCGAGATCCGCCGCCGCGTACTGGAACTCCTCGACATGGTCCAGCTTGCCGGCCTCGAAGGCCGCTATCCGGCGCAGCTTTCGGGCGGCCAGCGCCAGCGCGTGGCGCTCGCCCGCGCCATGGCGATCGAGCCGAAGGTGCTGCTGCTCGACGAACCGTTCGGCGCCCTCGATGCCAAAGTCCGCAAGGACCTGCGCAAATGGCTGCGGGAGTTTCACGACCGCACCGGCCACACGACCCTGTTCGTCACCCACGATCAGGAGGAGGCGCTGGAGCTGGCCGACAGGGTCGTCGTCATGAGCAATGGCCGGATCGAGCAGGTGGGCTCGGCGGACGACATCTACGACCAGCCGGAATCGGCCTTCGTCTTCTCCTTCGTCGGCGACAGCGCCAACCTGCCGGTGCTGGTCGATGGTTCGGAGGTTCTCTTCAACATGGGCCCGAGCGGTGTTCATGCCGACAGGCGCCATGCCGGCTCGACGCGCATCTATTTCCGTCCGGCGGATGTCGAACTGGTGGAGGAGGGGCCGTCCCTCAGGGGCAGGGTGGTTTCGGTTCGCCGGCTCGCCGGCACCCGCATCGCCGAAATCGACACCGGCATCGGCGAGGAGGGCTTCATCGAGATCGACGTGCCGCTGAACCTCGCGGTCGAGCCGGGCGGGGAGATCGCCTTCCGGCCGACGCGCTGGGAGCTTTTCTGA
- a CDS encoding RrF2 family transcriptional regulator — MISQKAKYALRALVALARADNSKPLMISEIAEGQKIPKKFLEQILLSLRNQGIVESRRGRDGGYRLLRPADQITFGEILRIIDGPIAPLPCLSLTAYRRCEDCSGEDSCEIRQVFARVADATRQVLFHTTIADAIVGEAGTIDALA, encoded by the coding sequence ATGATCTCACAAAAGGCAAAATATGCATTGAGAGCGCTGGTCGCCCTTGCAAGGGCGGACAACAGCAAGCCGCTGATGATTTCCGAGATCGCCGAAGGCCAGAAGATCCCGAAGAAGTTCCTCGAGCAGATTCTGCTGAGTCTGCGGAACCAGGGCATCGTCGAAAGCCGGCGCGGACGCGACGGCGGCTACCGTCTGCTGCGCCCGGCCGATCAGATCACCTTCGGCGAAATCCTGCGCATCATCGACGGCCCCATCGCGCCGTTGCCCTGTCTGTCGCTGACGGCTTATCGCCGCTGTGAGGACTGTTCGGGCGAGGACAGCTGCGAAATCCGTCAGGTCTTCGCCCGTGTCGCGGATGCGACTCGACAGGTGCTTTTTCACACCACCATCGCCGACGCGATCGTCGGTGAAGCCGGCACGATCGACGCCCTGGCGTAA
- a CDS encoding phosphoadenylyl-sulfate reductase, translated as MTAIGKNAAAESLNEKLAGLDLAGRLALVSELGGRAVFTTSLGIEDQVITHAIGMHCLAIDVVTLETGRLFPETVNLIGETEERYGINIRRFEPNKADIDEYAAKYGMNGFYESVEARHACCAVRKLKPLGRALEGASVWITGLRRGQSGNRSDTPFAEYDAERGLIKVNPLADFDIETIREFVANHEVPVNPLHARGYPSIGCEPCTRAIKPGEPERAGRWWWENDEKRECGLHVPEAASSSITSSSL; from the coding sequence ATGACGGCCATTGGCAAGAATGCAGCCGCGGAATCGCTGAACGAAAAGCTTGCAGGCCTGGACCTCGCGGGCCGGCTGGCGCTGGTGTCCGAACTCGGCGGCCGCGCCGTTTTCACCACCTCCCTCGGCATCGAGGACCAGGTGATCACGCACGCGATCGGCATGCACTGTCTTGCGATCGACGTCGTGACGCTGGAGACCGGCCGGCTGTTTCCCGAAACCGTCAACCTGATCGGCGAGACCGAAGAGCGCTACGGCATCAACATTCGCCGCTTCGAGCCAAACAAGGCCGATATCGACGAATACGCCGCCAAGTACGGCATGAACGGTTTCTACGAAAGCGTCGAGGCGCGGCACGCCTGCTGCGCGGTGCGCAAGCTGAAGCCGCTCGGTCGCGCACTGGAAGGCGCCTCCGTCTGGATCACCGGGCTGCGCCGCGGCCAGTCGGGCAACCGCTCCGACACGCCGTTCGCCGAGTATGATGCCGAACGCGGGCTCATCAAGGTCAATCCGCTGGCCGATTTCGACATCGAGACCATCCGCGAGTTCGTCGCCAACCACGAGGTACCGGTCAACCCGCTGCATGCACGCGGCTATCCGTCGATCGGCTGCGAGCCCTGCACCCGCGCCATCAAGCCCGGCGAACCGGAGCGCGCCGGCCGCTGGTGGTGGGAAAACGACGAGAAGCGCGAATGCGGCCTGCACGTGCCGGAAGCGGCGTCCTCGTCGATCACCTCGAGTTCGCTTTGA
- the cysW gene encoding sulfate ABC transporter permease subunit CysW codes for MLDETISSAPLPAPKVQDPVSEPLAVRVTIIALALVFLTLFLILPLGTVIAETVRAGWPSFVEAIGDPDTLASIRLTLAVAAVAVPFNLVFGISAAWAIAKFDFRGKTFLTTLIDLPFSVSPVIAGLVYVLLFGADSWLGPRLKDLGFPVIFAFPGILLATIFVTFPFIAREVIPLMEAQGTGDEEAAISLGASGWQTFFRVTLPNIKWALLYGVLLCNARAMGEFGAVSVVSGHVRGKTNTMPLQIEVLYNDYNIAGAFAVASMLAVLALVTMGLRAVLELKFGNDVGNGAHR; via the coding sequence ATGCTTGATGAGACAATCTCCTCTGCACCATTGCCGGCCCCGAAGGTGCAGGACCCGGTATCGGAACCCCTTGCCGTCCGCGTCACGATCATCGCGCTGGCGCTTGTCTTCCTGACGCTGTTCCTGATCCTGCCGCTCGGCACGGTCATCGCCGAGACCGTGCGCGCCGGCTGGCCGAGCTTCGTCGAGGCGATCGGCGATCCCGATACGCTCGCTTCCATCCGCCTGACGCTCGCCGTCGCCGCCGTCGCGGTGCCGTTCAACCTCGTCTTCGGCATTTCCGCCGCCTGGGCGATCGCCAAGTTCGATTTTCGCGGCAAGACCTTCCTGACGACGTTGATCGACCTGCCGTTCTCCGTTTCGCCGGTCATTGCGGGCCTCGTCTACGTCCTCCTCTTCGGGGCGGATTCCTGGCTCGGGCCGCGGCTCAAGGATCTCGGTTTCCCGGTGATCTTTGCCTTTCCGGGCATCCTGCTGGCGACGATCTTCGTGACCTTCCCGTTCATCGCCCGCGAGGTCATCCCGCTGATGGAGGCGCAGGGAACCGGCGACGAGGAGGCGGCGATTTCGCTCGGCGCATCCGGCTGGCAGACCTTCTTCCGGGTCACGCTGCCCAATATCAAATGGGCGCTGCTCTACGGCGTCCTCCTCTGCAACGCCCGCGCCATGGGCGAGTTCGGCGCCGTGTCGGTCGTCTCGGGCCATGTGCGCGGCAAGACCAACACCATGCCGCTGCAGATCGAGGTTCTCTACAACGACTACAACATCGCCGGCGCCTTCGCGGTCGCCTCGATGCTTGCCGTGCTGGCTCTGGTGACGATGGGGCTGAGGGCCGTCCTCGAACTGAAATTCGGCAATGACGTCGGCAACGGCGCACACAGATAG